The Populus alba chromosome 6, ASM523922v2, whole genome shotgun sequence genomic interval TGACGTTAATTATAACATACGTCAAGGACAAGGCAATATGTCCACTTTAACAAACAACCTTCTCCACATACACACgcaagaagaagacgaagaagaagaaggattaATTAGAGTAATCAGTACTTTATTAATACTAATTATTATCAAAGACATTCAATTTatacaacattagctatatattttatatatatgcatgtttCATGCATTAAGACCGCGTCAACCACATGGGCCGCCATGCATGGTGTGAATTTATTTTCCGAGGTAAACCACGACTTTCCGAGACATTTCCATCTTCTTCTGAAGTCTAGCCCCTTCTATTCTTGCTTATAAAGTGTGAAAATGTCAGAAATTCTAGAGCAAGCTttggatctctctctctctctctctctctctctctctctctctctctctatacatACATAGACACGCTTGTTTCTTTTGGCTTTCCGAGGAGAGGATCAGGGGTACATTGGTCGATAAAGTCTTTAACTCTTGGAATCATATCAAAACTGATCATTGGCAATGAAGGTACGCACGTAATTAGTCACATCGATCTTTTGGCACTAGAATTgatatatacacatataaagTCACGTACGTTGtatgtattaaattaatttgtgatcATGTCTTTTCTTCTCATTAATCCTTTTGGAAATCTAATTCCTGCTCGGTTTGTACAGCAAAAAATAGTGTTCAAGGTACAGATGAATTGCGAGAGATGTAGGATTAAGACGCTCAAGGTTGTGTCGGATGCAGATGGTAAGTTTTCAAGCTTGGCGACTCAAAAAAGCAAACctgtgagagagagaggttgactttaaaaattaaaggttaaaaGTTGAATTTGGTGTAATACTGTGGCAGGTGTGGATTCGATGGGATTTGAAGGAGAGAGGAAGGAGAACGTGGTTGTGATCGGAGATGGAGTTGACGCAGCTACTTTAGCCAGCTGCTTAAGGAAGAAAGTtgggcacacggagattgtcAGTGTTGCCCTGGCGAAATGAAAGACAGACAAGGCTACGAACCTTAATTAGCTTAGCTTTCATGAAAGAATTAAAACTGttctaaaatcttaatttgcTGTATAGGATGATCATGTGGCGCAAAGAGATCTGATTgcaataaaatttgttttgtgttagtTCGGTCCCTACAACCCTATGGAAGAGTCTTCTTCTTTGGAGTGCTTGACTGTATTGTAGCCcttataaattcaataataataataatccatttCCACCTTtactgttaattaattaattctatgtttttttcataaagTCTTACTATTTCTCCCTGCTTTTTCAGTACATACACGGTAATTATTAATGGACTGCTGTGTTTTGTCTTGGTTTCtcatccttttgttttaaatcCTTCATCATTATATATACACAAGGATTAAAAGCCATTAATTTGGAGAAAGGATTTTGATGCTAAATTTAAAGCCCGTTTGGTTAAGTGTTTGTGGCTATGTTTAGTGTGGAATAATTGCAATGcattatttgattataaaattaatcatgatttttatatttggatcCTATCATTATCTGTGTTGAAAACACTATTTTGTTGAAGTTGAAATTCCATGCTTCTTGTTGCGTTCCTGCCTCTATCATGCTTCTTGCGCACTCATAGATTTTTAATTAGTATGAACAGTGTAACATGATGCTTCTTGCGCActaatagatttttaattagCATAAACAGTGTAGTGTAGCATGATGCTTCTTGCGCACTCATAGATttttaattagcatgaacagtaTAGCATGATGCACTGTTCATGCCAATTAATTCATTCTATGAACACTATGCAAGATGAACAAGTGTAGCATGTTGTTTCTGATTGGACCAGTTTCGGTCTAAACCGGGTTTAGTTCAAAGCTCAAAATGCATTAAACCAGATCCGatccagtaaaataaaaaataaaaattaatttttattttttaattgtgttttattaaaaaaaactagtgtttaacattatttaatgacattacataaattagatagagatcgcttgatgatgtagcatttgcagaatttaatcgcaatcccaattttgttcctgattatattttacctgatgttgttgcgtacttaagaaaccaaaaaaactgtagtccttgtcggatgtatttgaTATGTGATGGAaatgtagatagtttaatgaaccaataaaaaatattttatataaattattatttatttcatgatgtaataataatagttaaatctacaatatttaaattaaaaaccattaatatatatatacacactttaaattattttataatcttaatttcaaaagtattattaactaaacacattaaactactttttattcaacctcaatttcaactacaattttaacaaatatataaaaaaccaaattcaacctcaattaaaaatattttttataaaataatttttttcaaaactcaaaccgttactacaataccaaatcaataaaccttcaataaataaaaataattatatatatatatatatatatatatatatatatatatatatatatatatatatatcactgcGGTAGCTAGCCGTGTAACTTCCGAGAACTCAATCCATACGCGACGTTAGAAATAAATGAAAGGTTGTCGAGTAAAAATGATGTGATGGTGACTTCTCTGTTCCGTTGAAGGCTTGAAGCTGTGTCCTTTCCTTACTCGGTAAGAACACGGCATTCACTGTTAAGCAGCACAAGCTTGCTTCTCCCCCAAGATTGGAAGTTCTTCAGTTAAATATTTGAGCAAAATATATTGGGGAGTCCTGAACTTGTACCTACTCATGTATAAGATTGATTTGGATTCATAATTAGTACGtaccataaaattaataattatcaagaacacatcaaataattaattggaTATATTTTCCATGCGTTAATTAAGATCGAACGGTCCAAGCACAGTGACTTCATGGTGTGATTAACGTTTAAGCTGGTAGACCAAGGCAAGTCCGACTTTCCACCCTTGTTGACTTGTAATTAATTCTATACGTCTTAAAAGGGCCATTAATTCAGCGAATCAACATATTAAACACCTCTCCCTCATCGACCTCCCTCActtgcatttatatatatatatatatatatatatatatatatatatatatatatatatattttttttttttattttcacatctTGGAAATTCTTAGTATTCCTACCACAATAATATTGAAGCTAGCTAGAGTTggaggtctctctctctctctctctctctctctctatatatatatatatatatatatatatatatatatatatattcttaacttttttaatcaaaactgaTCAAACACAATGAAGGTACGTATTACTTACTATTACATATCTTTTGGCAgctcaatttttaattacaGTCACATTACGTACTACAGAACTAATTAGTTTAGAtattgtctttcttcttcttcctctatttttttttatttttattttttttcctgtgcaGCAAAAGATAGTGCTCGGGGTACAGATGAATTGCCAGAAATGCAGGAGGAAGGCACTCGAGGTTGTGGCAGAAACGGATGGTAAGTGTTGAagcttacaaattaaaaggctattttttataatttttttcccctttggcTTTCTCTGGGGttcatgcatgtgtgtgtatttatCTATAATATAGCTTGAGATCCTTTAATTATTAGAGATTAAgatgttttatttcaaatattaattactGTGGAATGCAGGTGTATGTTTCTTGGGATTAGAAGGAGAGAATAAAGAGAAAGTAGTGGTGATCGGAGATGGAGTTGATGCTGCTAAGTTAGCCTGCAGGTTAAGGAAGAAAGTTGGATATACTGACATTATCAGTGTTTCCCCGGCGGATAACTAGACAAGGCCCCATTCCAGCACTCTTGTTTATTGTTCTCCCTTTGTGGCTCAGCTTTCTTGAGACTACATTGTCAAATCCCTGTTTTATTGGATCTTGTGTGGTGATATTCAGAACTTTGATCGAAATTACAaggttttcttttatcattCCAAGAGAATGTTGGATTGTTTTgtattggttgttttttaaaagtaatttttgatttaaaaaaattaataatctaataaatctataatttatctaaatattttatatattataaaaaaaatttttttttaatctttttaaaaatgggTAAgaaatttttcattatttgtatttatGATTTTTGACACTCTCAATGAGTCTACCTTGCACAATCATTAAATTctaggagtttttttttgttttgttatgttaaataaatctaataagaTGTTAGTATTTTGGAAACTAGGATAACTtgtttgatattaaatattttaaacttgttatcaagttttttttttaacacatgtAAGCATTTCTTTCCAccatatgttaattaattagttaatttgatGCCTACATCAATAAACAATTAGTTTTCTTTTGAGTAAATTTGTCAATATGAAAATCTTTAATAGCATAACTTTCGTTGAGcatatagataaattatatatgaaaataatttttgtgaaatTGTGATAATGGAATTAGACATAGAAGTTTTAATGAGCTCTTTATATCctctttttttgtagaaaaataggtttttttttaaagtgatttttttggaaagtgaattttgaaaaagtaaattatttttctatgtttagtAGTGTCAtggaaagtaaattgaaaaacactttccagtgtttggttatgttatggaaaatgagctgccagtaaaaaaaattaatgattttttttttcaaagtttattaaaatataacagaaaaattccgttggtaaaacttaaattaaaaagttaaatgagaatggaaattgaaaaaaaaatctaattttataaattatctgaaataaaataaataataatcaaaataagagAGATCAAAtgtaacagataaaaaaaattaaaagatgatgaaattaaaataataataaataatttcataaattattttaaataaaataagtaacaatcaaaagaatgaggaccaaatttgataaataaaaattttcaatttaaaaaataataagagaaaagtaaataaaatcataaaaataaggatcaaagttaatataaaaataaaattttaagggatgaatttgaaaaaaaaaagattcaaacaaaatatgtagcaatcaaaagtttgagaatcaaatttgacataatcagcaaataatataatatttttaaattttccacAACTTCTAAAAATTGTTttccatccaaaataaaaaaaaatatatttttctgaaaattcaaGCCAAATTGCTTCTTTGATAACaaagtttttttgttgattaactattttaatagcaaataacataaaaaaatttaaaaaaataaattttctaaaaatcagTGTCTCGAAAACAAGCACATCCTTTCATCCCTCGAGTTTTAACGGTAACTGCAAAGTCTTGAAAAATTCTAATTCTTTCTTTTGCAGTGCACAACGCGTTAATGCTTTTAAAAAGAGCTCTCCTAACAAAAATTGTTAGCTTTAAGGAATACTGGCGGTGCCCCAcaactaattataattaatggcTCACAAGCTAGAGACATGCCCAGTAAGCAAGTAATACAAGTTCATCAATGAAACTCCAAGCTCCATCAATGGTAATCGTGAACTCTAACTAATACGATAACAGTGACTTCGTCGTCTTGGTAAATTACGGTATTGCTGAAATCGTCAATGCATGGAAATGGTATGGAAGACCTCAGTGAACTGCGATACCCTTCAGGAAAGATGACAAGTTTGCACATGGTGAATCAGAATCTCTCTAGAAAAACAACACATCGGCACTGACCCCCACCCCTCTTTTTTTGGCATGGACACCTCGTCCGCCTCGAACTAGCCATGTGCTAATGCTCTCCTTCTTCAGTCTATATATAGTCGAGTGAGAGTGAGCCCTTGGTACCTCTTTTATGCTGTTTTCGTTGACTTGTTTTTCACGTTTGACATACTCTGTttgcatttcttttcttcttctacctGGAGATCACACGAATCATCATCATCCAGGACTGATCAAACAGAATGAAGGTATCCATGTCTAGTTGCTTTTATATACAGAGACCATGAGTTCCATTCTtgcattgttaattttttttcatggttaatTAATTGGCAGCAAGTGATCGTGTTCAAGGTCCAGATGGCCTGTGGGAAAAGCAGGGTCAAGGCTCGCACGGTGGTGGCAAAAGCTTGTGGTATTTATTGAGGAATTTTCAtaatagatttttctttttcctactGTTTCTGGTAAGGAATTAATTACACCAGTTTTCCTCTCGAGATTTTCTGGAATGGTAATTATAGTGTTTATGAAACAAATTAAGACTCCCTTTTGCACCTTTTGGATCTTGCATCTCAAGGtttcaagtttttcttcttcttcttctttgtttttcaaagaaaGCATATGTGAGTAGTAGGCTTGGCTGATCAATGTTTTCCTCTTTGATTCGCAGGAGTGAACGCTCTGGCATTACAAGGAGACGACAGAATCGTGGTCTCTGGAGATGGGATTGATGCAGCCCATTTGACATACTGCTTGAGGAAAAAAGTTGGGCATACTGATATTATCAGCATTATGCTCGTGCACCAGTAGAAACATGTCAATGCTACGTACAGATGGCCATGTTTATATATCATGACCACATCATTCATTATAGTATATATTTAGCTTTGATTAACCTCTAAGTCTATTCTCTGGGGAAGCTTCAAGATGTTGATACAGAAAATCAGCAGCAGTAATTAATTTCCTGCAGCCagtatttccttttcttttcaactatGTAGTGCTGTACTTCTAATCAATGAAAAGATTAGCTTTGTTAGCAAAATTACTTCCAATCTCCTTACAGGGTGCATGGGATCACAAATATTCACATTGTGATCAATGGTCAGGTTAATCAATTTGTCACTTGATGAAGCTATCTGTTTGGTGTTTTACAAAACTTAATCCTGATTGGTTAAGgatcaattaattaatcttaGATTCTTAGTCAATCTTAAAATTAACCTCCAAAACCTGCCTCACTCGATGGACTATCTTCCAAACCCTCTTGAggatagttttaaaacccggcccAGGACCCAGCTGACCTGGGCCTAGAACTGGGCTGGATTGAAGAAAAACCCGGTATGACCCGGTAAGATCAGGTCAAAAACCCTAGAAACGGTTTTGATCCTAATAAAAGTGTGTCAGGTTACTTCTCTCAAATTCGGCTccattttgtgattttcttcgTTAAAAGTTTAAATCTTTCAATGTGATCATAATCAAGTTGACTGCCTTTTCGTATGTTTGGTAGCTTCCAAAATAGTATTACTTGATTTGGTGGGAAATCTTCTGAACTAGAAATTGGTGAATATTTGCTACATGACATGCTTTCTTCCCACAAAATAATTCACGATCGAgtctatgatattattttttcttatcttaaCAATCATCTATCATGATTGAGTCCGTGATAGATTACTGAAATTAGTATAGTAGTTAGGCATCGTTTTCAAAGCCCTTTGAGTTTCATGTTAGCTGGCATGAATCACTTTGGCTTTGCCTGTTATGATAGCAAAGTCATTGGCTTTTTGTGGTTTCTATTAAGAACAACGAGAGCTTTACTTGAGTGAACTTGTGAGAGAACGAGTGTTTGAAAAAGTCTTCAATTGAAGTTATGGGAACCATTCCATTCTCCAAGCCTGTGCCTTTTtggttgatattattattagctGGAAATAGTTGTTTAGCCAACAATATCTGTATACATCAATATCCATTTGAGGGTTGGAGAGCAGCAAAGAATGATCCTTGCTCCAAAAGTCCATAAATTTGTGTTGGTCTATGCAAAACCTGGAGAAAGTTTCATCAAGTGTCCCCTGGAATTGAAAATGGTCATGGGTTTTGATTGACACTTGAAACCCAAGTTTTGATAAAcaaattcttgaaatttcaccGATTGAAACTCTAAAAATCCCATCCCTTAGTTGGTTTATGGCAACTGGCATGGTCATTTTAACAAATCAATTCAacattgtt includes:
- the LOC118032210 gene encoding heavy metal-associated isoprenylated plant protein 47-like, with translation MKQKIVFKVQMNCERCRIKTLKVVSDADGVDSMGFEGERKENVVVIGDGVDAATLASCLRKKVGHTEIVSVALAK
- the LOC118032208 gene encoding heavy metal-associated isoprenylated plant protein 46-like, encoding MKQVIVFKVQMACGKSRVKARTVVAKACGVNALALQGDDRIVVSGDGIDAAHLTYCLRKKVGHTDIISIMLVHQ
- the LOC118032209 gene encoding heavy metal-associated isoprenylated plant protein 47-like, coding for MKQKIVLGVQMNCQKCRRKALEVVAETDGVCFLGLEGENKEKVVVIGDGVDAAKLACRLRKKVGYTDIISVSPADN